The segment AATATGTTGTCGCCTTTCCCACCCATGTGTTCCACATGCAGGAAGCGTAAACCAATGTCCAATGATTTCCTTCAAAATGTGAGTTGTGAATATCTTCATATTAATTTATCTGAACGAACAAGGTCTATCTGATGTTTTCCTGGcatttttaaacgattttgatattttttgacaGGAAccttaaacctttttttttatcacaaagtTAATAATTCAGAAATATTGTCTTTTTTTGTAATGTAGCTTGAAGCTGCAATAACAATTAAAAGTTAATTACAATACAacttttgtttctatttttttttctttttcctctTTCAAttctatgattttatttatgaaatatatataaactttaaaacaattttcactAAATTTGAATGTTACAGTAATATCAACAGATATAAACTTGTTACAGATCATTATACCCGAGATCAAGAATGACAACAATGCCAGCATCAACAGCTGCAGAGTGGAATCAGACACTTCTGTAGATCTAGGTACCAATGGTAGACAACCTTCCCCACAGGCATTAAAGACAGAACCAGAGGCCAGTCAAAGTGCTGTCTCCCAGTGTCCAATGTGTGGGAAAAGTTTTGGTCCCAGGTATATATTGTGGTTTATTGTCactttttgttaaaaacttatacaaaaaaacaaaaattggtatatagaaaaataacttatGAATTTCCACATATTCATACTATTAGCAATCTAGTACCAGTATATATTTCATCAAATCATCTCTTTTTAACAGTTTTACCATGCTTGATGTGGACAGCCACTTAGCCAACTGTCTGTCTGCCACAGATGATGATGTGCAATGGTAAAAATTTAAGTAGGAGATCAGGAGAACTTAACAGATTGTACCACAAATGTTTTCAGttgtttcatatacatgtagtaatctCAGTGAGATTAAATAAAAAGCATAAATAAGTTTCttcaaagtgttttttttttatatgcataacCCTCGTTAAAAAAAAGTAAGCAAGCTCACATCCCCCATGCTCCTGCATTACTTGAAAATGCTACACATAATAAATGGCAGGGTATGCATTAAATACACAATATACCTTAATAAAGGAGCAAAACTCCCAGAAAAATCAAATCACATCAAAACTTCTCCTGCAACTATGTACATctggtgtgatcaaatctatcataaaggtTCCAATATTGACATTAAAGGGGCACAGTCACGATTTCAATCGAAACCATCATGTTCTTCCTATGACGAACCAATTGGGGTCATGATATGCAAAATTTTGGGTATTACAGGCTatttggttcttgagaaaaagattttgaaacaaCCCaccttattttaattttttcttcatgaaaTCCCCTTGGATGAGGGTCTGAAATTGGCATAGCGATTAAAAAGAAAGTATGAAAacgttttttgaaaaattacaacAACAAGGGCACTacaaagtttcatgaaaattaatTCAGATGTTGAAGAGAAAAGCTGACAAATTGTTTCAGTGCTGCAGTATATTCAAAACTGGCCAGACTTCTAAATCTAAAAGGGGAAAAATTcccagaaaaaaataatgaaattggaatacatgtatcaaggtacacgtaatatgcacatctacacattgtgtccTTATCACCTACAAAGTTTCTAGAAATTCTGTGAAGtggtttattaaaaagaaattgagcTGACAAACTGTTCATTGTTATTTTGAAGAAATGGCCAAAATTCAAAGTTCAGAAGAGCCAAAATTCCCAGAAAAATATTGGAATAATGATTTCCTGGTAATGTGCAAATCCATAACTTTTGTCCTCATTAGGTTTCTAATTTTGTGCAGCTGTTAAAGAGGAGTTACAGTGAAAAACTGTTCATATTTGAACATCTATTCAATAAATGGCAAAAAATCAAACTTCCAATGGGCCAAAATTACTAGGAAAATGATGGAATTGAAATTGCTTAGTAATATGCACATGCATCTACACATTGTGCCCTTTTACTGGTACTTACAAAATGAAATTCACTGAAGTTGTGCTGACAAAAATCTGGTGGACCGAATGACTGTGATGGCCGAGTTAAAAACAGTATAACTGCTTCAACTTGTTTCTTGGGTATGTCTATATGGCTCAGAGCAAAATACATCTTCACTAACCAAGGGTGAGGATCCACGGTGTTTCTCTATTCATCCTTGGGGAAACACAGTGGATTGTCACCCTTTGCTAGTTAAGATGAGCAAAATACTGTTCCACACATGACGTACagggtatttttttaataaatgttgaaCATACTGTACTTGTGTTGTACATCAATCAAAATAAGAACATGAGACCAGGTTTTTGAGAAATTAAGTGGAATACGATTcagggctgcattttacaaaagagtttacgacaaagtcgtaaatatttttagCCTCATGGAATGCCCTATGGgtaacaaaatttatataataccATTAATTTACccttattttaatttctataattattttttaaagccattaaattcaaataatgattaGTTTGTGATTAATAAGCATTCTTTAATTTGGTcataagtcgtaagttcttttgtaaaacgcagccctgtTTCTTTCCAACAGTGGAAAATTCCATTATCTCCCTTCAAAGTCAGAGCTTGAACCCACATACAACTGAATATATACTCTATTCTTATACAGACTAAGAAAGAACATATAATAGTATAAGTCCATGGAAATGGTACAAAACAACAAGTAACCAGTGACCTCTTGTGGCATACGAGTCGAACTATTTAGCTGATAGAAGAGTAGCTACCTCTGTTTTGTTTGGCAAGTATTACTCCTTTATGTAATTGTGAGGAAGGTCTTTTTAAAATGGAATTGTTTTTATGTAGGGTGGAAAGAGAAGACTCATTTTATGTACATGGAACAAAATGCAGTTTTCTAGGACTTAAAAACTTAAAGCGTTTGACAGAAAGAAAGATACGGCactattaattattttcatttatttattcaacaaattgatctttataaataaaatgacacAAAACATTTTCCAATTATATGacaacataaaaaattataaacatactCTTCCACTGAACTGCAATTGAACGAAAACGAGATTCAGAGCAATCTGAAATGTTATGTATGGCAGTATGATCCatccattataaatctcttataaagttatttattagaattttttttttatataaaaaatgcatgAGCATCTGATAAAATCACCCAGGAATGTAGCAGTGGATATGAAATGCACATGGGAGATAATTAAGAGCATTTCCAGGCAGATATGTCCAGTCTGTCCAGTTCCTTCACCTTTTTATACCTCCATATATACCACAAGAATCCAATGGCTATCAGAAGAATAGATTCTATGTAGTACCCATCCACATTGGTCTCACATGCACCTCCATGTTGAGTACATTGCTGAAAACagcaaaaaaatcttataatCACAAGTCTATAAATGTAAGGTATCTGTTAAACCTTGAAAAGTTTAAGTAACTCAGTTATATTCAATATCTGATTAAAATCTTCACTAATCAGGAGAGAGAAGCAGATATTGACTCCTTTGGCGGGGAGCACACAGAGATGGAGTTAAGTTTACCATCTAAATCTTTCTCAAAAGTCCAACTAAACCataaactaaaaataatatACCAGGTGTATGTCATTTAtgttaaattgacaaaaaacttcaaaatccTCATACCTCTTCTAAAGGAGCTGATTTTTCACAACTACCAACTGCTCCAATGCAGGATTTCAAAGTTAAACCATCCACTAACCATAGAGCTAATGTACTTGGCCAATTACCACCTGTaattatgtatattatatacgTACTAACAGAAGAAGTAATTCATATAAATTCATCatccatttattttttgttcaactAAATTAGGcgagagaaatttaatttttagttttacggatttttttgtaaaaaatttggGTCGGAggagggaaaataaaaaaaataaaaaactggaggcaaacttttattaatcaaaattacatattatttgcttgaacttataatattaagtttaatttgtCCACTATCT is part of the Magallana gigas chromosome 3, xbMagGiga1.1, whole genome shotgun sequence genome and harbors:
- the LOC105333125 gene encoding Fanconi anemia core complex-associated protein 20, with product MKRLSLKRKLGAVDEKNSTHQTPVTKQKDAKSTSNHLRANARPETKPENAQVKLQNTKLDKTKKPVLLTKFPPFPPFPHHQDLPKVKENAKTPAGKMIGHNMLSPFPPMCSTCRKRKPMSNDFLQNIIIPEIKNDNNASINSCRVESDTSVDLGTNGRQPSPQALKTEPEASQSAVSQCPMCGKSFGPSFTMLDVDSHLANCLSATDDDVQW